The nucleotide window ATAGGCGTCAAAGTTGCCGGCAACCGGCTTGGCTTTTTCCGTTTCTCAGCATCTTGATCAATCATTTTCAGAAGATCCAGTTGAGATTCTAATTCATCAATACGCTTCTCTCGCTCTCGCAATTGTTTTTGGAGCGCCTGCACGACGTTCGACTCAAGGGCCGCCGGTTCGCCCTTGTGCACCTCCGGAACGACCGGCGCCGTGCCGCAGGCGCTCAGTACGGTCGTCAGACAAAGACCGCTCATCAGGCGGCCACAGCACTTTCGGCATGAGGGATTCATGGTCTACGTGTGCCACCAGGCCCCTGATCCCGCAAGAATATTCCTATTCTTTACCGATACGAGGACAAAGCCCGACACCCCCTCACGCGATACTCCTCTCCTCCAAATCCCTTGAGCGACATGGCTTCATCTGGTGTCTACCGAATACAATGTTTCTACATTTCTGATCGTACCATCAAGAGCGCTATCTTGCGGTGGGCGGAGATGCGGATGTTCGGCGAAGAAACGGTAGCGGATGGAACATGAACTCGCCCCAGGATCCCATGAGGGGACCAAGCACGAGCGAGCCATCGTGTTTGACGGCGTTTGCCAGTGGTGTAATTTTGGGGACAATTTTGCAATCGATCGCGATGCCCGTGGGCAGTTCACGCTCGGGACACTTCGATCTAAACACGCAGGAGAGATACGGCAAGAGCTTCAACTAGCCCCGAATGACTTCGAGATCTTTCTCCTTCTAGAGCGCAGCCGTGTCTTCACAAAATCCACGGCTGCGCTGAGGGTCGCAAAACAGTTCTCGGACCTGTGGCCCCTACTCTACCTCTTCGTCGTCGTTCCACGCCCACTTCGCGATGCCATTACGATGCTGTGGCGCACTACCGGTACAAGTGGATGGGAAAGGCCGAGACCTGCCGCGTTCCCACTCCGAACGACCGAGCCAGATTTGTGTAACCACGATGAGCGGACGCAGATCCTGCCTGCCCCACGACGCAATGCGAACGTCTGAACGCTTCATGACGAATGGCTGATTATAGGCGGGCACCCGGCTTCAAATTTCTGCACGAGAGGCGCCGGACCTCTCCATTCGACTATCGGTTCAGCACGTGGTCGAATTACTCCTGACTCGACGGCCGCTGAACCGCGGTGCGTTGAACTTCTTTCATCGGCAATCGACCTTCGGTCTCTATGCACGTCGTCCAGGGGTGCAGCGCGGCGCCGACCCCGGCCCCGGCCATCGCCACTGGAATCGTCACAATAAAGAGCGGGACCCCGATACCGTACCCCAGCCATTGCAGAGCCATGCTCTCACGCTTCTGGCCTTCCTCGACCACGCGCTCCGCCGGATACAGCAGGAAGGTGCCGTACTCGCTCCCCATACTGGCGCTCTCAGGCAAATCCCGACAACGTGCGTCACTCAGCGACGGCACCAGAATCATCGTGACCATCAACAGCACTGCATACATTTTCATGCCCCCCTCCGCACCATATAACCTGCATCACTCGTGGAGTCTTCACCGATTGCGCCGGTCCAACAAGCGGCCATTACCATCTCTCTGCAAACAGCGAACCTCATTTCACAAAGGATTGGAGTGATCGAAGAAGCACTACCTGGCGCAGGCTAACCACCTACTTCGCATTCAATCCGGAGCCGACGCCCGTACGAGTCTCCATGCCATGAGTGCTTTCGCTCGCCCCGCACAGTGCGGATGGCCACCTTCACGCCTGGAGAACGAGCGGCGATCAGGGTTGCGTTGCAAGGGCAATCCGTTGCCGAGCGAACGCCGTGCAGAGAGACGAAACGCTCTACGCGATCCACGGCGGGACTTCATGTTACAGGGGGTCTTGTACACCACGAAGTACGCATCAAGGCGCCGAGCCGTCAGACCGGCGTCCAGGAAATCTGGCGGGTATTGGATTACGTCGCAACAGTAGTGACCGGTGATGAGCGTGGCGGCAATTCTGGCCGCAAGAGAGGCACAACCGTGTTGCACCAGGTCCGGCGCAACACGAACGCGGCCTCCCCCAGCATTCTTCCCCCTCTAGCCCTCTCTGCGTCCGGCCCGTCTTATTCTACTGCTCATAATTCTCAACCACCTCGGGCGGACGAACCGCCGCCTCATTCGGATCACGCCCAACGTCGCGAAGCGCTCGCCGCTGACGCAAGAGATCCCAGCACTGATCCAGTTCGACCTGGACTTGCGCCAGACGTTTCTGATCGGTTGCGGGATGCGCTCTGAGCTCGTGCAAGCGATGCTCTTCCTTGACCAGGCGCTGAATGCGATTGAGAACCGGCTGATCTTCCATTTGATTTTCCACGAGAGCCTCCTCTAACGCAGATGTCACCGCTCTGATTGTTTTTTTGATCGTACGCCCCTGTCATTCTGCGGTCAACTGGCACTCCGGTCCATTTGCCGACCGAAGAAATTAGAAATACGCGACCAACGCACGGGCGCGACTCATACATCGTCAGGCCGACAGCCCTCAGTATAATATTCTAGGATTTCTTCTGTCGTTGGATCGCGATAGACAAAAGAACGGCTAAGCGAAAGGGCTGGCGGTTATCGAGTATGCCTTAGGCGCCTGCTGGATCGAGTCGGCAAAGGCGTGCGCAGCAGGCCGCGATGGTCACGGATGCTGCGCCGGTTGATCTCCGAGGGACCGCCCACGGCGCCTTCGACGACCTTGTCGAAGCATGATATGTACAGTACCCGGACAACCCGT belongs to Nitrospira lenta and includes:
- a CDS encoding thiol-disulfide oxidoreductase DCC family protein, which encodes MEHELAPGSHEGTKHERAIVFDGVCQWCNFGDNFAIDRDARGQFTLGTLRSKHAGEIRQELQLAPNDFEIFLLLERSRVFTKSTAALRVAKQFSDLWPLLYLFVVVPRPLRDAITMLWRTTGTSGWERPRPAAFPLRTTEPDLCNHDERTQILPAPRRNANV
- a CDS encoding DUF2630 family protein, whose translation is MEDQPVLNRIQRLVKEEHRLHELRAHPATDQKRLAQVQVELDQCWDLLRQRRALRDVGRDPNEAAVRPPEVVENYEQ